The proteins below are encoded in one region of Enhydrobacter sp.:
- a CDS encoding MFS transporter, which yields MTVAAETPLSPRKTLTVCGGAHALHDGFTDLLNVLYPLLQAQFGLSYAAVGGLKAVYSGAMATGQIPSGWLAGRLGNVTVLAFGTALVALGYGLAGLTGSLYGIVAGLLLAGLGGATQHPIASTLVSAAFPGLRSRGALGTYNFTGDVGKVALPALFALVAASFGWRDALLLTAAIAVAGAGVILATLPARSGAAAGDTTRQAAGRDRPWAFWLLFFIHIVDSSVRSGFLIFLPFLLRGKGADLPTIGLGLSLLFAGGAAGKLVMGWVGARLGVVPSVVLTEAATTALIVAILPLSLATSLALLPLLGLMLNGTSSVLYGTVPEFVAAERRTHAFAVFYTGGSIAGASSPFLFGLLGDAIGLGPAIACVGGLALITVPLVVALRPAFRSG from the coding sequence ATGACGGTCGCCGCCGAGACTCCCCTCTCTCCTCGCAAGACGCTGACCGTGTGCGGCGGCGCGCACGCCCTGCACGACGGCTTCACCGACCTTCTGAACGTGCTCTATCCGCTGCTGCAGGCGCAGTTCGGCTTGAGCTATGCGGCGGTCGGCGGATTGAAGGCGGTCTATTCGGGCGCCATGGCGACCGGCCAGATCCCGTCGGGCTGGTTGGCCGGCCGTCTCGGCAACGTGACCGTGCTCGCCTTCGGCACGGCACTGGTGGCGCTGGGCTATGGGCTCGCCGGCCTCACCGGGTCGCTCTACGGCATTGTCGCCGGCCTCCTGCTGGCGGGCCTCGGAGGAGCCACCCAGCATCCCATCGCTTCGACGCTGGTCTCCGCCGCCTTTCCCGGTCTTCGCTCGCGCGGCGCGCTCGGCACCTACAACTTCACCGGCGACGTGGGCAAGGTCGCGCTGCCGGCGCTGTTCGCGCTGGTCGCGGCCTCGTTCGGCTGGCGCGATGCCCTGCTGCTGACGGCGGCGATCGCAGTGGCCGGCGCAGGGGTCATCCTGGCGACGCTGCCGGCGCGCAGTGGCGCCGCGGCAGGCGACACAACGCGCCAGGCGGCCGGGCGGGACCGTCCGTGGGCGTTCTGGCTGCTGTTTTTCATCCATATCGTCGACAGTTCGGTACGCAGTGGCTTTCTGATCTTCCTGCCCTTCCTGTTGCGCGGCAAAGGCGCCGATCTGCCGACCATCGGTCTCGGCCTGTCGCTGCTGTTCGCCGGTGGCGCCGCGGGCAAGCTCGTGATGGGTTGGGTCGGCGCGCGGCTCGGCGTCGTGCCGTCGGTCGTGCTGACGGAGGCGGCGACGACCGCGCTCATCGTGGCCATTCTGCCCCTGTCGCTTGCGACCTCCCTTGCGTTGCTCCCGCTGCTCGGGCTGATGCTGAACGGCACGTCATCGGTGCTCTACGGCACCGTGCCCGAATTCGTCGCCGCCGAGCGCCGCACCCATGCCTTCGCCGTATTCTACACCGGCGGCTCGATCGCCGGCGCCAGCAGCCCCTTCCTGTTCGGCCTGCTGGGCGACGCGATCGGCCTTGGCCCGGCCATTGCCTGCGTCGGCGGCCTGGCGCTGATCACGGTTCCGCTCGTGGTGGCGCTGCGCCCGGCCTTCCGATCCGGCTGA
- the hisI gene encoding phosphoribosyl-AMP cyclohydrolase, translating to MSTAAPVTYPTAAIDKMMAAIQFDDRGLVAAIAQQHGTGEVLMMAWMDRHAVEETMRTGRVCYWSRSRRAPWRKGETSGHIQRLVDLRVDCDGDTLLVEVEQTGVACHTGRHNCFFRAIRNGELEVIAPVEVDMTTAEKE from the coding sequence ATGTCCACCGCCGCCCCTGTAACCTACCCGACGGCCGCCATCGACAAGATGATGGCCGCGATCCAGTTCGACGATCGGGGCCTCGTCGCCGCCATCGCCCAGCAGCACGGCACGGGCGAGGTGCTGATGATGGCCTGGATGGACCGTCATGCGGTCGAGGAGACGATGCGCACCGGCCGCGTCTGCTACTGGTCGCGCTCGCGCCGGGCACCGTGGCGCAAGGGCGAGACATCCGGGCACATCCAGCGATTGGTCGACCTGCGGGTGGATTGCGACGGCGACACGTTGCTGGTCGAGGTCGAGCAGACCGGCGTCGCTTGCCATACCGGACGCCACAACTGCTTCTTCCGCGCGATCCGCAATGGCGAGTTGGAAGTCATTGCGCCGGTGGAAGTGGATATGACCACCGCCGAAAAGGAGTGA
- a CDS encoding Fur family transcriptional regulator, producing MKKPAKAPSHSHDHSHCIEDAVAAAEKVCDAKGLRFTPLRRRVLELVWSSHKPVGAYALLDELRNEELGSAPPTVYRALDFLIEHGLIHRIERMNAFIGCSHPGEAHRGFFLICGECGNAEELQSDGVADTIAASAGRRGFLARDMTLEVTGTCAECRRSA from the coding sequence TTGAAGAAGCCGGCCAAAGCCCCCTCGCACAGCCACGACCACAGCCACTGCATCGAGGATGCCGTCGCCGCGGCGGAGAAGGTGTGCGACGCCAAAGGGCTGCGGTTCACGCCGCTGCGTCGGCGCGTCCTCGAGCTCGTCTGGTCGAGCCACAAGCCGGTCGGCGCCTATGCGTTGCTCGACGAACTGCGCAACGAGGAGCTGGGTTCGGCGCCACCGACAGTCTATCGCGCCCTCGACTTCCTGATCGAGCATGGGCTGATCCATCGCATCGAGCGCATGAACGCCTTCATCGGCTGCAGCCATCCCGGCGAGGCCCATCGCGGCTTCTTCCTGATCTGCGGCGAGTGCGGCAATGCGGAGGAACTGCAGAGCGACGGCGTTGCCGACACGATCGCGGCCAGCGCCGGCCGGCGCGGCTTCCTCGCCCGCGACATGACGCTCGAGGTGACCGGCACCTGCGCCGAATGCCGTCGATCGGCCTGA